ATCCATTAACGACGAAGGAAACCTCGACCACGGCATTGTCAGAGTGTCTCCAGACTTTGAAGTATCCGTAGACAATGTCAAAGACCCGCAAATTCGCCAGTTAATCCAGGCAATGGTCTCATCAGAAGTCGTACATCGCAAACCCATTGCCTTTGAAGAACGCCACAACGTAGACGATATCCGTTCTCGGGGATATACCAACCAAGGGGCAAGGGTTTTATCAGAATCCAACGAGGAAGGAACTTCTTCCTACGAAATTAAAGACGGTAAAATTCAGCTCATCAAGCGATATGCTGAAGGCAAAATCGTTAGCATCGATAGCGTTGGTTTCATCGACACAACGGAAGGATATCTAACCACCCATTACACGGTAACCATTTACGATCGCGGTAGCGGGGAAGTTCGCGAAAAAGAAGACGTACGGGATTTTTACGAAAAAATTGGCCCTTACTATCTGCTAACCAACCGCAACATTCGCCGCGTCATGTCGGAATCGGAAGACCCGGAAGAGAAAATGGTTCCCGATACGATCGTGCGTTTCAACAACGTACAACCTCTTTGAACGGTTTTGAAGGTTGCTGACTTGCAGCATATACTTGATTTTAGGGCGCTAAAGGCGTCCTTTTTTTGCATCGGTAGATGTGATACCAAATCTGATGTAGTAAATCAATTTTGAGATAGAGGAGTGGGAGGAGTGGGAGGAGTGGGAGGAGGGGGTGGAGTGGGAGGAGGGGGAGGAGGGGATGGAGTACCGAAGAAAACTGCAGGTCGAATGTGGTAAAGTTTTTTGGGTCTTCGCAGGACGGATTTGGTATGAGAATATAATGTTTGCTTGTTTTAGAGAAAGATAGTCAATGGAAAGATTGCCAGAAAACTTACAAAGACTGAAAGACAGCGTTGCCCTAGTAACCGGGGCTTCCCGAGGCATTGGCAAAGCGA
This window of the Geitlerinema sp. PCC 9228 genome carries:
- a CDS encoding DUF3386 family protein produces the protein MFRRMKSLAIWGVIAIAAIASWSLATPALAVSSDSAVAELQQAYENRYTWDSEFPGFSAEVSINDEGNLDHGIVRVSPDFEVSVDNVKDPQIRQLIQAMVSSEVVHRKPIAFEERHNVDDIRSRGYTNQGARVLSESNEEGTSSYEIKDGKIQLIKRYAEGKIVSIDSVGFIDTTEGYLTTHYTVTIYDRGSGEVREKEDVRDFYEKIGPYYLLTNRNIRRVMSESEDPEEKMVPDTIVRFNNVQPL